Proteins encoded by one window of Polaribacter haliotis:
- a CDS encoding efflux RND transporter permease subunit: MINKSIKFLIENKLVAVLLLFLFIGWGTVNAPFNWETGILPSDPVAVDAIPDIGENQQIVFTKWDGRSPQDIEDQITYPLTTSLLGIPGVKTIRSSSMFGFSSIYIIFEEDIEFYWSRSRILEKLNSLPSGLLPEGVNPALGPDATGLGQIFWYTLEGRDEKGNVTGGWDLQELRSIQDYYVKYALSSASGVSEVASIGGYVKEYQVDVNPELMRQYNITLSQVVKAVKQSNKDIGAQTLEINQAEYLVRGLGYVKSISDIENAVVTSENFTAIKIKDIGKVSLGPATRRGLLDKEGAEVVGAVVVARYGANPMEVINNVKEKINELSAGLPSKVLADGRTSQVTIVPFYDRTELIQETLGTLNEALTLEILITILVIMIMVFNLRASILISGLLPVAVLMVFIAMKLFNVDANIVALSGIAIAIGTMVDVGVILSENIIRHLDEDDGTLPINTVVYNATAEVSGAIITAVMTTIISFIPVFTMIGSEGKLFRPLAFTKTFALTASIIVALFLIPPFAAFLFRKKTLKKSFNYVVNSALIIVGFIALFYGYWLGVILISFGVTGVLKLQEKINEKNANLANIIISVSAIVILLAEYWRPLGVDKSIFWNLIFVSIICFGLLGLFSLFIKFYTRILKWCLDHKLLFLSVPTAIVIAGVFIMKNTGKEFMPSLNEGSFLLMPTSMPHSGVEENKRVLQQLDMAVATIPEIKTVVGKSGRTESALDPAPLSMYENVIQYKSEYALNENGKRQRYKVNEEGLFALKNGQFIANPNNSENTTFSSIKSSQLVEDNDGEFYRNWRPKIESPDDIWKEIVRVTKLPGVTSAPKLQPIETRLVMLQTGMRAPMGIKVKGQDLKQIEDFGIQLEDILKQAEGVKQEAVFADRIVGKPYLLIDIDREKIARYGITIEEVQNVLKVAVGGMVLTQTVEGRERYGIRVRYPRELRGNPEDLKQIYIPVAKGSSIPLSEVATIRYEQGPQVIKSEDTFLVGYVLFDKLDGFAEVNVVENAQALIQEKIDNGELIVPKGINYKFTGTYENQLRAEETLSVVVPLALAIIFLILYFQFRSVGTSLMVFTGIAVAFAGGFIMIWLYGQGWFLNFNFFGENLRELFQMHPINLSVAVWVGFIALFGIATDDGVVMATYLTQIFDRDTPKNKKEIRASIVEAGEKRIRPCLMTTATTILALLPVLTSTGRGSDIMIPMAIPSFGGMLIALITLFVVPVLYSWKAEIQLKKSAK, translated from the coding sequence ATGATAAATAAAAGTATAAAATTTTTAATAGAAAATAAACTAGTAGCAGTTCTATTACTTTTCCTATTTATAGGATGGGGAACTGTAAATGCGCCTTTTAATTGGGAGACCGGAATTTTACCAAGTGATCCTGTTGCTGTTGATGCAATTCCCGATATTGGCGAAAATCAACAAATAGTATTTACCAAATGGGATGGTCGTTCACCTCAAGATATTGAAGACCAAATTACCTATCCCTTAACAACTTCTTTATTGGGTATTCCAGGAGTAAAAACAATACGTAGCTCTTCTATGTTTGGCTTCTCTAGTATCTACATCATTTTTGAAGAAGATATTGAGTTTTACTGGAGTAGAAGCCGAATTCTAGAAAAACTAAATTCATTACCTAGCGGATTATTACCCGAAGGTGTAAACCCTGCTTTGGGTCCAGATGCAACAGGTTTAGGTCAAATATTTTGGTACACCTTGGAGGGTCGTGATGAAAAAGGAAATGTTACTGGTGGTTGGGATTTACAAGAGTTACGTAGTATTCAAGACTACTATGTAAAATATGCTTTATCATCTGCAAGTGGAGTTTCTGAAGTAGCTTCTATTGGTGGGTATGTAAAGGAGTATCAAGTGGATGTCAATCCAGAATTAATGAGACAGTATAATATTACTTTAAGTCAAGTGGTAAAAGCTGTAAAACAAAGTAATAAGGATATAGGTGCTCAAACTTTAGAAATCAATCAAGCTGAATATTTAGTTCGTGGTTTAGGCTATGTCAAATCAATCTCAGATATTGAAAATGCAGTAGTAACTTCCGAAAACTTTACAGCTATAAAAATTAAAGATATAGGAAAAGTTTCTTTAGGTCCAGCAACTCGGAGAGGATTATTAGACAAGGAAGGTGCTGAGGTTGTTGGTGCTGTTGTAGTAGCAAGGTATGGGGCAAATCCTATGGAAGTTATTAATAACGTTAAAGAAAAAATTAACGAATTAAGTGCAGGTTTACCCTCCAAAGTTTTAGCAGATGGTAGAACCTCACAAGTAACTATTGTTCCATTTTATGATAGAACAGAACTTATCCAAGAAACCTTAGGAACGTTAAACGAAGCTTTAACATTAGAAATTCTAATAACAATTTTGGTGATTATGATTATGGTTTTTAATCTTCGAGCTTCAATTCTAATATCTGGCCTACTTCCTGTTGCTGTGTTAATGGTATTTATTGCGATGAAACTTTTTAATGTAGATGCAAATATTGTAGCACTTTCAGGTATTGCAATTGCTATTGGAACGATGGTTGATGTCGGCGTCATACTTTCAGAAAATATTATTCGTCACCTAGATGAAGATGATGGCACACTACCCATAAATACAGTTGTTTATAATGCAACCGCAGAAGTTTCTGGTGCAATTATTACTGCAGTAATGACAACCATTATCAGTTTTATTCCTGTATTTACAATGATTGGATCAGAAGGTAAATTATTTAGACCCTTAGCTTTCACAAAAACCTTTGCTTTAACGGCTTCAATAATTGTTGCCCTATTTTTAATTCCACCTTTTGCAGCATTTTTATTCAGAAAGAAGACTCTAAAAAAGAGTTTTAATTATGTAGTAAATAGCGCCCTAATTATTGTCGGTTTTATAGCTCTATTCTATGGATATTGGTTAGGTGTAATTTTAATAAGTTTTGGAGTTACTGGAGTATTAAAACTTCAAGAAAAAATAAATGAGAAGAATGCTAACCTTGCAAACATCATTATTTCTGTTTCAGCAATTGTAATTCTATTAGCTGAATATTGGAGACCATTAGGAGTTGATAAAAGTATCTTTTGGAACCTCATTTTTGTAAGTATTATTTGTTTTGGTTTACTAGGTCTTTTCTCATTATTCATAAAGTTTTATACCCGTATTTTAAAGTGGTGTTTAGATCATAAATTATTATTCTTATCTGTTCCTACTGCTATCGTAATTGCAGGTGTTTTCATTATGAAAAATACAGGTAAAGAATTTATGCCATCATTAAATGAAGGTTCATTTCTTTTAATGCCAACTTCAATGCCTCATTCTGGTGTTGAAGAGAATAAAAGAGTATTGCAACAATTAGATATGGCTGTTGCAACTATTCCAGAAATAAAAACCGTTGTTGGTAAATCGGGTAGAACAGAATCTGCTTTAGACCCTGCTCCATTATCAATGTATGAAAACGTTATTCAATACAAATCAGAATACGCATTGAATGAGAACGGAAAAAGACAACGATATAAAGTAAATGAAGAAGGTTTATTCGCTTTAAAAAATGGTCAATTCATAGCAAACCCAAACAATTCTGAGAATACTACTTTCAGTAGTATTAAAAGCTCTCAATTAGTTGAAGATAATGATGGGGAATTTTATAGAAACTGGCGTCCAAAAATTGAATCACCTGATGATATTTGGAAAGAAATTGTTAGAGTAACAAAACTTCCTGGTGTTACTTCTGCTCCAAAATTACAACCTATTGAAACACGTTTGGTAATGTTACAAACTGGTATGCGTGCACCAATGGGGATAAAAGTAAAAGGGCAAGATTTAAAACAAATTGAAGATTTTGGCATTCAATTGGAAGATATTTTAAAGCAAGCTGAAGGTGTTAAACAAGAAGCCGTTTTTGCAGATCGTATTGTTGGTAAACCTTATTTATTGATTGATATAGATAGAGAGAAAATAGCACGTTATGGTATTACTATTGAAGAAGTCCAAAACGTTCTTAAAGTAGCTGTTGGTGGTATGGTATTAACCCAAACTGTTGAAGGTAGAGAACGTTATGGTATTCGTGTTCGATATCCTAGAGAATTACGTGGCAATCCGGAAGATTTAAAACAAATTTACATACCTGTTGCAAAAGGAAGTTCTATTCCATTAAGTGAAGTTGCTACTATTAGATATGAACAAGGACCACAAGTAATTAAAAGTGAAGATACTTTTTTGGTAGGTTATGTTTTATTTGACAAGTTAGATGGTTTTGCAGAGGTAAACGTAGTAGAAAATGCACAAGCACTAATTCAAGAAAAAATAGATAATGGTGAGCTAATTGTACCAAAAGGTATTAACTACAAATTCACAGGAACCTATGAAAATCAATTAAGAGCAGAAGAAACATTGTCTGTAGTTGTTCCTCTTGCGTTAGCAATTATATTTCTGATTTTGTATTTCCAGTTTCGTTCAGTAGGAACATCTTTAATGGTTTTTACAGGTATTGCAGTTGCTTTTGCAGGTGGTTTTATAATGATATGGCTATATGGTCAAGGTTGGTTTTTAAACTTTAATTTTTTTGGTGAGAATCTACGAGAACTATTCCAAATGCACCCAATTAATTTGAGTGTAGCCGTTTGGGTAGGTTTTATAGCCCTGTTTGGTATTGCTACGGATGATGGTGTTGTAATGGCAACATACCTAACTCAAATTTTTGATAGAGATACACCTAAAAACAAAAAAGAAATTAGAGCATCTATTGTAGAAGCTGGAGAAAAAAGAATCAGACCTTGTTTGATGACTACAGCTACAACAATCTTAGCATTATTACCCGTTTTAACCTCAACAGGTCGTGGTAGTGATATTATGATTCCTATGGCTATTCCAAGTTTTGGAGGAATGTTAATTGCTCTAATTACCTTATTTGTTGTTCCTGTACTATACAGCTGGAAAGCTGAAATTCAACTTAAAAAATCAGCAAAATGA
- a CDS encoding HYC_CC_PP family protein, with product MKEFSHKILAILMSFVVLFSTTSFAITKHYCGDTLIDTAVFNKAETCGMEMDLASTVEGCSVIKENCCNDEQILIDGQDEVQIQFDKISFEQKVFIASFIYSYVNLFEGLDKNVSSFQEYVPPIVTNHIYKIDESYLI from the coding sequence ATGAAAGAGTTTTCTCATAAAATATTAGCTATTTTAATGTCGTTTGTAGTTTTATTTTCTACAACTTCATTTGCAATCACAAAACATTATTGTGGTGATACTCTTATTGATACAGCAGTTTTTAACAAAGCTGAAACCTGTGGTATGGAAATGGACCTCGCTTCTACTGTTGAGGGTTGTTCTGTAATAAAAGAAAACTGTTGCAATGATGAACAAATTTTAATTGATGGACAAGATGAAGTTCAAATTCAATTTGATAAAATTTCTTTTGAGCAAAAAGTATTTATTGCTTCATTCATTTATTCTTATGTAAATCTATTTGAAGGTTTAGATAAAAATGTATCTTCTTTTCAAGAATACGTCCCACCCATCGTCACGAATCATATCTACAAGATTGACGAGAGTTATTTAATTTGA
- a CDS encoding site-specific integrase, which translates to MQPQTNFNLLFWVNASRAKNNLVSVYARITVNGKRANISLKRKVTVSEWNSNKGRARGTKQDSRLLNRYLDNVKNRIYEAHQELVKEKAFICSQSIKARFLGEDNEEYSLLTLVDYHNTQMSESLTYGTLKNYFTTQKYIKLFLTKKRKIQDVYLSQLTYRFIVDFEKFLRSYAPEDHQKQMENNTVMKHIQRLRKMVTLAYKMEWIEKDPFIKFKPTYIKNEREFLREDELQDIIEKEFSIERLTLVKDLFIFSCYTGLSYIDVMQLNEDNIALGIDGGRWIITYRQKTHNKVKIPLLPIAEMLINKYNGHIKTKKTRTLFPNISNQKLNSYLKEIADLCRIKKNLTFHIARHTFATTITLSNGVPIETVSKLLGHTKIATTQIYAKVIERKVSDDMASLRNKLEKSVYKDYKSQNQ; encoded by the coding sequence ATGCAACCACAAACCAATTTCAACCTATTATTCTGGGTTAATGCTTCACGTGCTAAAAATAATCTTGTTTCAGTTTACGCAAGAATAACAGTAAATGGTAAAAGAGCTAATATTAGCCTAAAAAGAAAAGTAACAGTTTCTGAATGGAATTCTAACAAAGGAAGAGCTAGGGGAACTAAACAAGATTCTCGATTATTAAATCGTTATTTAGATAATGTAAAAAATAGAATCTATGAAGCCCATCAAGAATTAGTAAAAGAAAAAGCTTTCATTTGTTCTCAAAGTATCAAAGCTCGTTTTTTAGGAGAAGATAATGAAGAATACTCATTACTAACATTAGTTGATTATCATAACACCCAAATGAGTGAATCTTTAACCTACGGTACTTTAAAAAATTACTTTACAACTCAAAAATACATCAAGTTATTTTTAACAAAGAAAAGGAAAATTCAAGATGTCTATTTATCACAATTAACGTATCGTTTTATAGTTGACTTTGAAAAGTTCCTTCGCTCTTATGCTCCTGAAGACCATCAAAAACAAATGGAAAACAATACAGTTATGAAACATATTCAAAGACTTCGTAAAATGGTAACATTAGCTTATAAAATGGAATGGATTGAAAAAGACCCTTTCATAAAGTTCAAGCCTACTTATATTAAAAATGAACGTGAATTTTTAAGAGAAGATGAGCTGCAAGATATTATAGAAAAAGAATTTAGCATAGAAAGATTAACCCTAGTCAAAGATTTGTTTATTTTTAGTTGTTATACTGGCTTATCATATATTGATGTTATGCAATTAAATGAGGATAATATTGCTTTAGGAATAGATGGTGGTAGGTGGATTATTACTTACAGACAAAAAACACATAATAAAGTAAAAATACCTCTACTACCAATAGCAGAAATGTTAATTAACAAATATAATGGTCACATTAAAACTAAGAAAACTAGAACGCTATTTCCTAACATTTCAAATCAAAAATTAAATTCTTATTTGAAAGAAATTGCAGATTTATGTAGAATAAAGAAAAACCTTACATTCCATATTGCTAGACATACTTTTGCCACTACTATTACCTTAAGCAATGGTGTTCCAATAGAAACTGTTTCAAAATTATTAGGACATACTAAAATTGCTACTACTCAAATTTATGCTAAAGTTATCGAAAGAAAAGTTAGTGATGATATGGCTTCATTAAGAAATAAATTAGAAAAATCAGTGTATAAAGATTACAAGTCTCAAAATCAATAA
- a CDS encoding HD family phosphohydrolase, with translation MKDLVNKLYQNNTIIYKVILFLLTTIAIVYLFPKGGQFKYDFNNGQLWKYDNLYAPFDFAIQKSEEEIAIEKKEIEVNAKLYFNFDSNVIDEVKIAFSKRMTLLNKSDSLSLGEINKLKTSGLNTIEEVYKTGFLEVISQDRVSNKNELVTIRKNNVVEDVLFKNLYNSSEILNIIKKNLGVNTYSNEQIQVLDILSEIIKPNVFYDADFTNKIIDTETKNITYTKGKVSAGELIILKGGIVEGKKLEMLNSLKSESESKVWTDSNYNWIILGYTILVALAMLMLLLFLKKYRVEIYNNNNIVTFIFFNVFSMIFIQTLVIKYNPDYLYVVPLSVLPIVLKAFFDARLGLFTHVLTVLLLGYIVPNSFEFIYLHIIAGIVTILTVSELYKRANLFISVAQITLIYMITYFAFSIIKEGNASQINLDYFMLFAANGLLSFLAIILIYMYEKVFGLVSDVTLLELSNTNSKLLRELNEKAPGTFQHSMQVANLAEAAANEIGANSMLVRTGALYHDVGKIVNPMYFIENQTTGVNPHNDLSPRDSAKIITDHVIKGVEVAKKYNIPDRIIDFIRTHHGTSTTYYFYMKEQEQNPDIMVDVKKFQYQGPLPFSKETAILMMCDAAEAASKSLGKPTAQSISDLIDKITDKQMADNQFINSNITLKEIETIKKVIKKKLMNIYHLRVEYPE, from the coding sequence ATGAAGGACTTAGTCAATAAATTATATCAGAATAACACGATTATTTATAAAGTAATCCTATTCTTACTTACAACAATTGCGATTGTTTACTTATTTCCAAAAGGAGGGCAGTTTAAATACGATTTTAACAATGGGCAATTATGGAAATATGATAATTTATATGCGCCATTCGATTTTGCTATTCAGAAATCGGAAGAGGAAATAGCAATTGAAAAAAAAGAAATTGAAGTAAATGCAAAGTTGTATTTTAATTTTGATTCTAATGTAATTGATGAAGTAAAAATAGCCTTTAGTAAAAGAATGACTTTGCTAAATAAAAGTGATTCTTTATCTCTTGGAGAAATTAATAAGCTAAAAACAAGCGGATTAAATACTATTGAGGAAGTTTATAAAACGGGCTTTTTAGAAGTTATTAGTCAAGATAGGGTTTCAAATAAAAATGAATTGGTTACCATTCGAAAGAATAATGTTGTTGAAGATGTATTGTTTAAAAACTTATACAATTCCTCAGAAATTTTAAATATTATTAAAAAGAATTTAGGTGTTAATACTTATTCCAATGAGCAAATTCAGGTTTTAGATATTTTATCAGAAATTATAAAGCCCAATGTTTTTTATGATGCCGATTTTACCAATAAAATTATAGATACAGAAACTAAAAATATTACCTACACAAAGGGAAAAGTATCTGCTGGAGAATTAATAATTCTAAAAGGAGGCATTGTCGAAGGAAAAAAATTAGAGATGTTAAATTCTCTAAAAAGTGAATCTGAATCTAAAGTTTGGACAGATTCCAACTACAATTGGATTATTCTAGGTTATACAATTCTGGTGGCATTAGCGATGTTAATGTTGTTATTGTTTTTGAAGAAATACAGAGTTGAAATTTACAATAATAATAACATAGTAACATTTATATTCTTTAATGTATTCTCGATGATTTTTATACAAACATTGGTTATAAAATACAATCCAGATTATTTATATGTAGTTCCATTAAGTGTATTGCCAATAGTTTTGAAAGCATTTTTTGATGCACGTTTAGGACTCTTTACACATGTATTAACCGTTCTATTGTTAGGATATATTGTACCAAATAGTTTTGAGTTTATTTATTTACATATAATTGCGGGTATTGTTACCATTTTAACAGTTTCCGAACTTTATAAGAGAGCTAACTTGTTTATTTCAGTGGCACAGATTACTTTAATTTATATGATTACTTATTTTGCATTTTCTATTATTAAAGAAGGAAATGCTTCTCAAATAAATTTAGATTATTTTATGTTATTCGCAGCTAATGGACTTTTATCATTCTTAGCAATAATTTTAATTTATATGTACGAAAAAGTATTTGGTTTAGTTTCAGATGTTACTTTATTAGAGCTTTCAAATACAAATTCTAAATTACTAAGAGAATTAAATGAAAAAGCTCCTGGGACTTTTCAACACTCTATGCAAGTAGCTAATTTAGCAGAAGCAGCAGCTAACGAAATTGGCGCAAATTCGATGTTGGTAAGAACGGGTGCATTATATCACGATGTTGGAAAGATTGTAAATCCAATGTATTTTATCGAAAATCAAACAACTGGAGTAAACCCTCATAACGATTTATCGCCAAGAGATAGTGCAAAAATAATAACAGATCATGTTATTAAAGGAGTAGAGGTTGCAAAAAAATATAATATTCCAGATAGAATTATAGATTTTATTAGAACTCATCATGGAACAAGCACAACGTATTATTTTTATATGAAAGAGCAAGAACAAAACCCAGATATTATGGTTGATGTTAAAAAATTCCAATATCAAGGGCCTTTACCTTTTTCAAAAGAAACAGCTATTTTAATGATGTGTGATGCTGCAGAAGCGGCATCTAAAAGTTTAGGAAAACCTACTGCTCAATCTATTAGCGATTTAATTGATAAAATTACGGATAAACAAATGGCAGATAACCAATTTATAAACTCAAATATTACTTTAAAAGAGATAGAAACTATAAAAAAAGTGATAAAGAAAAAGCTAATGAATATCTATCATTTAAGAGTAGAATATCCTGAATAA
- a CDS encoding acetyl-CoA C-acyltransferase: protein MKEVVIVSVARTPIGSFMGSLSTISATKLGAVAIKGALEKINLSPSLVQEVFMGNVVSAGLGQAPARQAAIYAGIPDTVPCTTVNKVCASGMKSIMLAAQTIALGDADIVVAGGMENMSSIPHYQHVRNGVKFGPITMEDGMQKDGLVDAYENVAMGVCADACATEYSFSREDQDAFAIQSYKRSANAWSEGKYADEIVPVEIPQRRGEPIIFSEDEEYKNVKMEKIPALRAAFTKDGTVTAANASTINDGGAALVLMSAEKAKELNITPLVKIKSYADAAHEPKWFTTAPAKALPKALAKANLSINDVDYFELNEAFSIVGLANMKILGITDDKVNVNGGAVSLGHPLGVSGARIVIALTSILKQNNAKIGAAAICNGGGGASALIVERI from the coding sequence ATGAAAGAAGTAGTTATTGTATCGGTTGCAAGAACACCAATTGGAAGTTTTATGGGAAGTTTATCAACAATTTCTGCCACAAAATTGGGAGCTGTTGCTATTAAAGGAGCTTTAGAAAAAATTAATTTATCTCCGAGTTTAGTACAGGAAGTTTTTATGGGAAATGTAGTTTCTGCTGGTTTAGGACAAGCCCCAGCAAGACAAGCAGCGATTTACGCAGGAATTCCAGACACAGTACCTTGTACAACCGTTAATAAAGTGTGTGCCTCTGGGATGAAATCTATAATGTTAGCTGCACAAACTATTGCTTTGGGAGACGCAGATATCGTAGTTGCTGGTGGTATGGAAAATATGAGCTCAATTCCTCATTACCAACATGTAAGGAATGGTGTTAAATTTGGACCAATTACAATGGAAGATGGAATGCAGAAAGATGGTTTGGTAGATGCTTACGAGAATGTTGCAATGGGTGTTTGTGCAGATGCTTGTGCTACAGAGTATAGCTTTTCGAGAGAAGACCAAGATGCATTTGCTATTCAATCTTATAAAAGATCTGCGAATGCTTGGAGTGAAGGAAAATATGCAGATGAAATTGTACCAGTAGAAATTCCTCAAAGACGTGGAGAACCAATTATTTTTTCTGAAGATGAAGAATATAAAAATGTTAAAATGGAGAAAATTCCAGCATTAAGAGCTGCTTTTACAAAAGACGGTACTGTAACAGCTGCAAATGCTTCTACAATTAACGATGGTGGAGCTGCATTGGTATTAATGTCTGCCGAAAAAGCAAAAGAATTAAATATTACTCCATTGGTAAAAATAAAAAGCTATGCAGATGCTGCTCACGAACCAAAGTGGTTTACAACTGCTCCTGCAAAAGCATTACCAAAAGCTTTAGCAAAAGCAAACCTTTCGATTAACGATGTAGATTATTTCGAATTAAATGAAGCTTTTTCTATTGTTGGTTTGGCAAATATGAAAATCTTAGGAATAACAGACGATAAAGTAAATGTAAATGGTGGTGCAGTTTCTTTAGGACATCCTTTAGGTGTTTCTGGAGCAAGAATTGTAATTGCTTTAACGTCTATATTAAAACAAAATAATGCTAAAATTGGTGCTGCAGCGATTTGTAATGGTGGTGGTGGTGCAAGTGCATTAATTGTTGAAAGAATTTAA
- a CDS encoding C40 family peptidase produces the protein MSNLFGICNLSIVPLRAEASDISEMTNQLLFGEYFEIIEKQKNWSKIRLSFDNFEGFIDNKQYLEITEDFYKEVCNETPKYSAEILDFVTNKNNELTTIPIGSNLPLFNDGKLKLGTSVFSYENAIFSDKKTKNEILKIAFTFLNSPFLWGGKTPFGIDCSGFTQTVYKLCGYKLYRNAKEQATQGEVLSFIEESEPGDLAFFDNKEGEIIHVGIILNDYNIIHAHGKVRIDTLDHSGIFNADLQKHTHKLRVIKKMI, from the coding sequence TTGAGTAATTTATTTGGTATTTGTAATTTGAGCATTGTTCCTTTGAGAGCAGAAGCATCCGACATTTCTGAAATGACGAATCAGCTTTTATTTGGTGAATATTTCGAAATTATTGAGAAACAAAAAAATTGGAGTAAAATCCGTTTAAGTTTCGATAATTTTGAAGGTTTTATAGATAATAAACAGTACCTAGAAATTACCGAAGATTTTTATAAAGAAGTTTGCAATGAAACGCCTAAATATTCTGCAGAAATTTTAGATTTTGTAACAAACAAAAATAACGAATTAACAACAATACCAATTGGTTCTAATTTACCATTATTTAACGATGGAAAACTAAAATTAGGAACCTCCGTTTTTTCTTATGAGAATGCTATATTTTCTGATAAAAAAACGAAAAACGAAATTTTAAAAATTGCATTTACTTTTTTAAATTCTCCTTTTCTTTGGGGAGGAAAAACACCATTTGGTATCGATTGTTCTGGTTTTACACAAACAGTATACAAACTTTGTGGTTATAAATTATATAGAAATGCTAAAGAACAAGCTACACAGGGTGAAGTTTTAAGTTTTATCGAAGAAAGTGAACCAGGAGATTTGGCTTTTTTTGATAATAAAGAAGGTGAAATTATTCATGTTGGTATTATTTTGAATGATTATAACATCATTCACGCACATGGAAAAGTTAGAATAGATACATTAGATCACAGTGGTATTTTTAATGCAGATTTACAAAAACATACCCATAAATTAAGAGTCATAAAAAAAATGATATAA
- a CDS encoding tetratricopeptide repeat protein — protein sequence MKKQIIALSLGLMSVIAFGQKKELRAAEKAIKKNDFATAMAQVNSVEGMLSSMDSKYKAQYYFLKGQVLAGKNNYEGAAEAFNKLISYEKEIGKSKYTKEAKPMLNSLVEKVSNLAVNLYNKDKNYKDAAKQFYLTYKLSPKDTSFLYNAAVSASLAKDYDTSLEYYKELKDVGYTGIETQYLATNKASGEVQNLGSKSNRDSMVKFGQFINPTTKVSESKKADIIKNIGYIYVNQGKTEEAILALQEARKSNPKDINLLLNEAQMYIKLDKMDKFGALMEEAVKLDPTNPVLFFNLGVVNANENKVEEAINYYKKAIELDPNYGDAYMNIAATILSKEKEIVEEMNKNLSNFKKYDELQTKQKELYKEALPFLVKADEIQRTEDTVRSLLNIYDTLEMEDKSSPLREIYKKMRSGN from the coding sequence ATGAAAAAACAAATCATAGCGCTTTCATTAGGATTAATGTCTGTGATAGCTTTTGGGCAAAAAAAAGAACTTAGAGCTGCTGAGAAAGCAATAAAGAAAAATGATTTTGCAACTGCCATGGCTCAAGTGAACTCAGTAGAAGGGATGCTATCTAGTATGGATTCTAAATACAAAGCACAATATTACTTTTTAAAAGGACAAGTTTTAGCAGGTAAAAATAATTACGAAGGAGCTGCAGAAGCATTTAATAAGTTAATTTCATACGAAAAAGAAATAGGTAAAAGTAAATATACAAAAGAGGCAAAACCAATGTTAAATAGTTTGGTGGAAAAAGTTTCTAATCTTGCTGTTAATTTATACAATAAAGATAAAAATTATAAAGATGCTGCAAAACAGTTTTACCTTACTTATAAATTAAGTCCTAAAGACACTTCTTTTCTTTATAATGCTGCAGTTAGTGCTTCATTAGCTAAAGATTACGATACTTCTTTAGAATACTATAAAGAGTTGAAAGATGTTGGGTATACTGGAATTGAAACACAATATTTAGCAACGAATAAAGCTTCTGGAGAGGTGCAAAATTTGGGGTCAAAATCGAATAGAGATTCTATGGTTAAGTTTGGTCAATTTATTAATCCAACTACTAAAGTTTCTGAATCTAAAAAAGCAGATATTATTAAAAATATTGGATATATTTATGTGAACCAAGGAAAAACAGAAGAAGCTATTCTTGCTTTACAAGAGGCAAGAAAATCGAATCCAAAAGACATAAATTTATTATTGAATGAAGCTCAAATGTATATAAAGCTAGATAAAATGGATAAGTTTGGTGCTTTAATGGAAGAAGCTGTAAAATTAGACCCTACAAACCCTGTCTTATTCTTTAACTTAGGTGTAGTAAATGCAAACGAAAATAAAGTAGAGGAAGCTATTAATTATTACAAAAAAGCTATCGAATTAGATCCTAATTATGGGGATGCTTACATGAATATTGCAGCAACTATATTAAGTAAAGAAAAAGAGATTGTAGAAGAAATGAATAAAAATTTATCGAACTTTAAAAAGTATGATGAACTACAAACAAAACAAAAAGAATTATATAAAGAGGCCTTACCTTTTTTAGTGAAAGCTGATGAAATTCAGAGAACAGAAGATACAGTTCGTTCTTTATTAAATATTTACGATACTTTAGAAATGGAAGATAAATCAAGTCCATTAAGAGAAATTTATAAAAAAATGAGATCAGGAAACTAA